The region CCAATCGGCCGGCGGACCCGGTTCGCGGCCGGCCATGATCTCGTCGATCTGCGCGGCGTCGATGGTTTCGTACTGCAGCAGGGCCTCGGCCATCATGTGCAGCTTGTCGAGGTTGTCCTTGAGGATCTGCGAAGTGCGGCCGTAGGCCTTGTCGAGGATGCCGCGCACGACTTCGTCGATCCTGCGCGCGGTCTCGTTCGACACGTTCTTGTGCTGGGTGACCGAACGGCCGAGGAAGACTTCGTCTTCTTCTTCGCCGTAGGCGATCGGGCCCATCTCGTCGCTGAGGCCCCACTTGGTGACCATGTTGCGGGCCATCTTGGTGGCGCGCTCGATGTCGTTGGACGCGCCGGTAGTGACCTTGTCGACGCCGAAGATCAGCTCTTCGGCGACGCGGCCGCCGTACAGCGAGCACAGCATCGATTCGATGGCCACGCGGTTCATCGAGTACTTGTCGCCTTCCGGCAGGTACATGGTCACGCCGAGGGCGCGGCCGCGCGGAATGATGGTGACCTTGTAGACCGGGTCGTGCTCGGGCACGACGCGGCCGACGATGGCGTGGCCGGCCTCGTGGTAGGCGGTCAGCTTCTTCTCGTCTTCGCTCATGGCCATCGAGCGGCGCTCGGCGCCCATCAGGATCTTGTCGCGCGCCTTGTCGAAGTGCTCCATGCGCACGTCCTTGCCGTTCTCGCGCGCGGCGAACAGCGCCGCCTCGTTGCAGAGGTTGGCCAGGTCGGCGCCGCTGAAGCCCGGGGTGCCGCGGGCGATGGTCATCGGCTCGACGTCGTCGTGCAGCGGCAGCTTGCGCATGTGCACGCGCAGGATCTGCTCGCGGCCCTTCACGTCCGGCAGGCCGACCACGACCTGGCGGTCGAAACGGCCCGGACGCAGCAGCGCCGGATCGAGCACGTCGGGGCGGTTGGTCGCGGCGATCACGATCACGCCTTCGCCGCCTTCGAAACCGTCCATCTCGACCAGCAACTGGTTGAGGGTCTGCTCGCGCTCGTCATGACCGCCGCCGAGACCGGCGCCGCGATGACGGCCGACCGCGTCGATTTCGTCGATGAAGATGATGCACGGAGCGTGCTTCTTGGCCTGCTCGAACATGTCGCGCACGCGGCTGGCGCCGACGCCGACGAACATCTCGACGAAGTCGGAACCGGAAATGCTGAAGAACGGCACCTTGGCTTCGCCGGCGATGGCGCGCGCGAGCAGGGTCTTGCCGGTGCCCGGCGGGCCGACCATCAGCACGCCGCGCGGGATCTTGCCGCCGAGCTTCTGGAACTTGGAGGGATCGCGCAGGAACTCGACCAGCTCGCCGACTTCTTCCTTGGCCTCGTCGCAGCCGGCGACGTCGGCCAGGGTCACCTTGACCTGGTCCTCGCCCTGCAGCTTGGCGCGCGAACGGCCGAAGCTCATCGCCCCCTTGCTGCCGCCCTGCTGCATCTGGCGCATGAAATAGACCCAGATGCCGATGAACAGCAGCCAGGGCAGCACGTTGATCAGGATCACCACCAGCGACGGGCTGCTCGACTGCGGCGTCTGCACGGTCTCGACCTTGTGATTGAGCAGGTCGTTGATCAGGTAAGGGTCTTGCGCGGCGTAGGTGGTGAACTTGGTGTCGTCCTTGCGCGTGCCGGTGATCGTCGTGCGATCGTCGGAGAACTTGATCTCCTTGACCCGGTCGCTCTGGACCTGGGCGATGAACTGATCGTAGGAGATCGCATCGGTGCCCGCCGTACGCGGGCCGAACGCCTGGAACACCACCATCAGTACGACGGCGACGATTACCCAAAGCAGCAGATTCTTGGCCAAATCGTTCATGTATTTCCTAGCCTGCGGCCCTGTGGGGCCTCGTGTCCTCCGACGCCTCTTGCGCCGGCGGTACCGCTCAGATTGTCACACCACCCGCCGCCGGACACCTGCCAAAAGCAGGTGGGTCGGCCGGCCGCCGGCCCGACGCCTTGGCGTTCAGGTCGGCGTGGCCCGCTTGCCCTGCGCCAGCGCGTACACCTCCGGGGATCGCTTGCGCGAGGCCGCCGGCTTGCGGATCGAGACCTTGGCGTAGCGACGGCGCAGTTCCCGCACGTAATCGTCGAAGCCCACACCCTGGAACAGCTTGATCAGGAAGGTGCCGTCGACCCTTAGGTGCCGGTCGGCGAAATCCATCGCCAGCTCGGAAAGGTGCATCGCCCGCGGCAGGTCCACCGCGTCCACACCGCTCATATTGGGGGCCATGTCCGACAGCACAAGGTCCACGGTCTGTCCGGCCAGGGCCTGCTCCAGCTGGGTTAAGACCTGGTCCTCGCGGAAATCGCCGAGGATGAACTCGACCCCGGCCAGGCCGGGCATCTCCAGGATGTCCAGGGCGATGATCCGGCCCGGCTTGGCCGCGTTGAGGCGGTCCAGCTCCTGGCGGACCCATTGCGACCAGCCGCCCGGGGCGGCGCCGAGGTCGACCACGACCATGCCCGGCTTGAGCAGGCGGTCGCGCTCGACCAGCTCTTCCAGCTTGTAGGCGGCGCGCGAACGCAGACCTTCGGCCTTGGCCTTCTTCACGAAGGGGTCTGAGAAGTGTTCCTTGAGCCAGCGTTGGCTGCTTTTGCTGCGGGTCGCCATGTGCGGGCGGCCGTCCCGGTGGGGGTTGGGGACGCCATGATACCCTGAGCGCCCCTCCCGCTCCGTTCGTGTGACCCAATGCCCACCCTGTTGACCTCCGCCCAGACCCGTTTCCTGCGCGGACAGGCCCACGACCTCAAGGCCATGCTCCAGGTCGGTGGCAAGGGCATCACCGATGCGCTGGTCGCCGAGGTCGATAACGCCCTCGAGCACCACGAACTGATCAAGATCAAGGTCGGCGCCGAAGACCGCGACACCCGCGACGCAGCCATCGCTGAGATTGCCGAGCGTACCGACGCCGCCCTGGTCCAGCGCATCGGCCATACCGCCGTGCTGTACCGCCCCAGCAAGGAAAAGCGCCAGATCGTCCTGCCGCGGACCTGATGAGCCGGGAATAGGGAATGGGGAATGGGGAACCGGAAAGCCCCACCCCTGCTCCGCTCTGGCTTCAAGCCATTCCCGACTCCCGACTCCCGATTCCCGCCCCCATGCAACTGACCCTGGAACGCCCCGATCACGAGTTCTACCTGCGCGGCGCCGACGGTCAGGTCGCCCTGGTCAACGATCGCCGCCTGGAACGCAGCTTCATCCTCGCGCCGAACCGGCTGATCGAGGACTGGCCGGTGCTGGACGTGAAGACCCTGACCATCGAAGACCTGGCGCCGGTGTTCGCGCTGGAACCTGAGTTGATCGTGCTCGGCTGCGGCGCGACCCAGTCGTTTCCGCCGGCCGCGACCCTCGCCGCCTGCCTCGGCCGCGGCGTCGGCCTGGAAACCATGACCAACCCCGCCGCCGCGCGCACCTTCAACGTGCTGGCCGGCGAAGGCCGGCGCATCGTCATGGGGTTCGTGCTCGGGGCATGAAGTGCGCCGGGCCCCGCTTGCGGTGGCCCGCGCTTGGCTTCGCCCCGATGCTGGCGACGCTGCTCGCCGCCTGCACCCTGCCCACGCCGGCGCAGCGTTACCAGCGCTGGCTCGGCGACGGCCAGCAGGCCGCCGTCGAGGAATACCGCCGTTATCTGCACGCTCACGGCGCCGGCGAGTCCGTACCGATGATGCAGTTGCTGCGCAGCGGCCGCCGCTGGCGCATCTGCGGCGCGCCCGAGTTCGCGTTGCCGCCGAAGCCGGCCTGGCCCGACACGGTGCGCAGCCTGCGCCTGATCGCCGAGCTAAGGCGCGCCGGGCTGCTCGACGGCGCCGAGATCACTTCCGGATACCGCGACGAAGCCCTCAACCGCTGCGAAGGCGGCAGTTCGCGCAGCCGGCACATGAGCGGCGGCGCCTACGATTTCGATCTCGCCACCGACGCCCCGACACGCGAGCTGTGCGCGTTCTGGCGCCGGCGCGGACCGGCGAGCGGCTTCGGACTCGGGTTCTACGATGCTCGCCATCTGCACATCGACACCACCGGGTTCCGCACCTGGGGGCACGACTACACTTACCGGACATCGCAGTGCCTGCCCGGCGTTCGCCTGAAACATGAGGCAAACCAAGCCGGCGCACGATGAAGAGCGATATCGCTCCGCGGGTCGGCATCGCGGCGAAGGTTTCGCATCATCGTTGTCGCCATGCCCGAACCCACCGTCAAGCACGATCCACGCGAGCGCCTGCGGCTGGCTGGGCAACGGACCGGGCTGTTTCCTTTCATGCCGGGAATGGACGCAAGCATCGCGCCATCATGATCGTGGCTGGCATCAAGTCGCCCGAGTTTCGTCTTCCAGGCGCAACGAGTAGCTGTACGAGTCGGTCCGCAGATGCAGAAGGGTCTTGCTCGCCGGGACGTAGACGATGCGCACCGCATCCTCCGGCAGCAGCGCATGGAACAAGCGGCTTTCCACCAGGAACACGATCGTCCGCGGCGGCGGCCCATCGACCGCCACCGTGATGAAGCAATAAGGGCTGCCGCCGCCTTCGGAACTCTCGGTCCGCATCTGGCTGATGCGGCCGGAAACGCTGACCTTGACCCCCATGTCGAGATCGGACTGCAACTTGTCGTCTTCGTTCGACACGACGAAAGCCACCACGGTCGCCGCCAGGAGAACCGCGACCACCATGGCCGCGGTCGCTCCTTCGTCGATGCCGTTCACGCTGGCCACCATGCATACCGCCGCTAGAACCAGGCCCAGGGCGCAGAGGAAAGCGACGATTCCGCAGCCGCTCATTCGCCTCGCAGCCAATCTGTCCCGGTCGTGTCCGTTGAGCGGTCCGGTTACGCGCGGCTTCGCCGCCTGCGGCGTGTCGTCGATGCTCGCCGTCGCTTCCGGGCGAAGCTGCCCCAGATCGTCCTGGAGATCGAGATCCGCTCGCGTGGACGGCGCCATCCGCCGCAGCTTTCGCGCTGCGTCGCGCTGGGCTCTGCGCAATCGCAAACGCGCGTCGGCCGAACCGTCGTACTCCGGTGCGGCCTGCGAAGCCGCATCCTGCGCAACGAGCTCGTACTCGCATCCCACCGCAACGACGCTGATGACGGTCTTGCTGGCCGGCGCATAGGCGATCCGGACTTGCTCGCCGTATTCGACTTCGAAGAACACACGGTCCGGCGGGGTAAATTCGAGCATGCACGGCGGGGTTTCCTCGGTCCGCAGCTGGATGCGGTAGCGAGATTGCTCGCCGTCATGACTGACTTTCACCACCGTCGCCGCGGCGAGCCGCTTGAGGCCGCCGTCCATGTCGGCCTGAAGGTTCGCGTTGGCGCCGGAACGGCCCAGCACCGTCAGCGCCGCCATTGCAAGGCCGGCGAGCAACTCCATCGCGGTCCAGAAAGCGCCGTAACGTTCCCACGTCAGCAACACCATCACCAGCGTCATAACGACGATCAATATCGCAACCGGCACGCCATCGGACTTGAGCGCATCCAGGCGCGCGATCTCGTCCTGGCTCAGCGGCCGGGTCGTATTTTCGTCGGGCGATGCCGTCATGCTGATCCTTCAGGCTGCTTTTTCGCGGGCTTATTCTGCACCGACCCGGCCCACCGCTCGCGGGCGGAGGCTTCTGCGTTCGAACACCGGGGCACGGCCGGTAAACGGCAGGCGCGGCGGCGCCTAAAGCGGCGCCAGGCCCAACTGCGACAGTTTTCGCGCCATGCCTTCGGGCGTATTGAGCGTGTGCAGGCAGCCCCCGTCGGCCCGTCGATAAGAAATCAGGCCGCCATCGATCAGCCACGCCACGACAATCGCGTCGCGCGCCCGGGCGCTGCGGTGTTCGGACACGGGAATATCGGAACCGAGCAGGTCCGCGGGCATCAGCGCGGGATCGGCGTCCTTGAGCACGAACCGGCCCGGGCAGTCGACGATGTCGATCCATGGCCAGGCCGCTTTCAACGTCGCGAAATCCATGGGCTCGCTCGGCGCCCCGCCGCGACGGCGGGTGCGCGGCCGATTATTTCGCCGGCAGGTACAACAAGGGGTCGACCGGCTTGGCGTTGTAGCGCACCTCGAAGTGCAGCATGTCGCGCGCGGCGCCGCTGCGGCCCATCTCGGCGATCTGTTCGCCGGACTTGACCACCTGGCCTTCGTTGACCAGACGTTTGCGGTTGTGGCCGTAGGCCGACAGCCATTGTTCGTTGTGCTTGACGATGATCAGTTCGCCGTAACCGACCAGGCCGGTACCGGAATAGACCACCACGCCGTCGGCGGCGGCACGCACCGCCGCGCCGCTGGAGCCGCCGATATCGACGCCCTGCTTGGTCGGCTCGTTGGCGACGTAGCGGCTCAGCAAGGGGCCGTCGGCCGGCCAACGCCAGCGGATGCCGCTGTTGACCGGCGCGGCGACCGGCGCTGCGGGCGTGGGCCGCGGCGCGCTGGTGCCGCCGCTCGACGGCGTGCCCGCCGACGGGCGAGCGCCACCGCTGGGCGGGTACAGGCGCAAACGCTGGCCAGGGTAGAGGGTGTAAGGCGGCGAGAGGCCGTTCCAGGCAGCGAGATCGGCGACCTGGATGCCGTTGTTGGTGGCGATGCGGTACAGGCCTTCGCCGCGCTGCACGACGACCGTGGCGCCGGGCTTGGGCCGGGACGGACGCGGCGGCGCCGGACGCGACGAGGGGCGCGACGGGCCGCGGCTGGAATGACCGCGCGAGGGTTCGCGGACCACCGTGCTCGAACAGCCGATCAGGGCAAGCGCGGCCAGAACGCAGGCGGCCATCGCCAGGGTCGGGGTCCGGGTCGTCTTGATCATGCGCATCCTCTTGCAGCGTCCATGTTCCGGTGTTTCGTCATTGCGGGGTTCGCAGCGGCCTCAGCCCTGTTGCGAGCGCCATATCAGCCAGACTACGGCGGCCGCGATGATGGCCGTGGCAATCCAGCCGATCGGCTCGATGTAGCGTCGCAGCGTCGCCTCGGCGCGTTCGCCGCCGATGCGGATCGCCAGCGCCAGCAGGAACACGCGCTTGCCGCGGCCGATCAACATGCTCAGCACGTATTGCAGCATAGGCACGCCGACGATACCCGACGCCCAGGTGAACACCTTCATCGGGATCGGCATGAAACCGCCGAGGACCAGGAAGGTGAACACCGCCCACGGCGATTCGGCCATCTTGGCCTGGACCGTGGCGATGCCGGACTCGATGCCGGCGAGCATGCCCATCGCCGCGAACACCGGCTTGAGCGCCTCGAAGGCGTAATGGCCCAGGGCATAGCCGACCAGGGCGCCGGCCATCGAGCCGATCAGGCTCAGGGTGGCGAACCAGAACGCGCGCCGCGGCGCGCCAACGCACATCGGCGCCAGCATGACCTCGGGCATGATCGGAAAAATGATGGCTTCCACGAAGCTCAAGCCGGTGAGATAGGCCGGCGCGTGGCGATGCCGGGCCCAGGTCAACGCGCGCTCGTAGAGCGGTCCGAAGATCTTCAAAAGCGAACCCCTGTCGGGTGAGGTGTCAGTCGATCATGCCCGACAGCAATGGCACGAAGACCACCGGCGCGAGCGTGTGTTGGCTGATGTTGCCGTCGGCATCCTTGCGCAGCTTCAACAACGACTGCGACGAGGACGCGCCGACCGGCGCGATCAGGGTGCCGCCGACGGCGAGCTGGTCGGTCAACGCATCGACCAGCGCAGGCGCGGCCGCGGTGACGATGATCGCGTCGAAGGGACCATTTTCGGGCCAACCGATGCGGCCGTCATCGTGCTTGCTGCGCACGTTGAGACCGAGTTGGCGGAACCGCTTACGCGCGGTGCGCAACAACTCGCCGATGCGTTCGACGGTATGCACTTCCAGGCCAAGCGCGGCGAGAATCGCGGCCTGGTAGCCCGAGCCGGTGCCGATTTCCAGCACTTTGCCGGGCATGCCGTCTTCGAGCAGGGCCTCGGTCATCTTGGCCACCACCCAGGGCTGGGAAATGGTCTGGCCGTGGCCGATCGGCAAGGCGGTGTCTTCGTAGGCGCGCATCGCCAACGCTTCGTCGACGAACAGATGGCGCGGCACCGTGCGGATCGCGTTGAGCACGCGCTCATCGCGGATGCCGGCCTCGCGCAAGCGCTCGACCAGGCGGTCGCGCACGCGTTGCGAGGTCAGGCCGCTGCCGATCGCTTCGGGCTGCAGGCGCATGCGCTGGATCATGCGGTCGACTCCGGCGCCCGCGGCTCCGGCTGCGCCAGCGCATCGGCCAGGCCGCCGACCCAACTGGCGACTTGTTCGAGCGCCTGATAGCGGGTCAGGTCGACGTGAATCGGAGTGATCGAGATGCTGCCGGTGCGCACGGCCTGGAAGTCGGTGCCGGGGCCCGCGTCCTGCTCGGCGCCGGCCGCGCCGATCCACCACCACTGGCGGCCGCGCGGATCTTGTTGCGGCGTGCAGGCTTCGGCGCGGTGGCGGTTGCCCAGGCGGGTGACTTCGAAGCCGGCGATCTCGCCCCAGGGCAGGTCGGGCACGTTGACGTTGAGGATGGTGTCGGCCGGCAGCGGATCGGTGCGCAGGCGAGCGATGATCTCCACCGCCGCGCGCGCCGCGGTTTCGTAGTGATGGCCGACATGGTCGGCGGTCGCCAGCGACATGGCCACGGCCGGCAGACCGAGGAAACGGCCTTCCATCGCCGCGGCGACGGTGCCCGAATAGATCACGTCGTCGCCGAGGTTGGCGGTGTTGTTGATGCCGGACACGACGATGTCGGGCTCGGCTTCGAGCATGCCGGTGATCGCCACGTGCACGCAGTCGGTCGGGGTGCCGGACACGCGCCAGGTCGACTCGTCGAGCTTGTGCACGCGGATCGGCATGTCCAGCGTCAGCGAATTGCTGGCGCCGGAGCGGTCGCGATCGGGGGCAACCACCAGCACCTCGTGACCGGCCTCGCGCAGCCCCTGAGCGAGAATGCGAATGCCGGGTGCGTCGACGCCGTCGTCGTTGCTGACCAATACGCGCATGAGGATTCCGCAATCAAAGGCAGGATGATACCCGATCTGGCCGGGGGGTTCGGACGGGCGCCTGGCGTTAAGATGGGCTCCGTACCGACTGAATGCAGGTAAGGCATGCAGTATTGGGAGCATATCGATCGCGTGTTTCGCGCCCAGTCGCTCGACGAGGTGAAGTCGGCCACGTCCGCCTATACCAGGGCGCTCGGGTTTCAGCATCATGGCTATGCGATGAAACTGCAGGAGCCGGCGCTGCAGCCCGGCCACGGCAGTGGGCCGTCCAAGGATTTCTTCTACTTCGAGGATTTCGACAGCGACTGGTCCAAGACCTACCCCGGCCTCGCCTCGGCCCAGGCCGAACGCTCCGACCCGCGCATCATCCAGGCCCGCGAGGGCCTGCCGGCGGCGTCATGGAACTGTCGCGGCCAAACCAGCTACGAGCTCGGCCAACGCGTCTACCTGATGCAGCGCACCCGGCGCACGCTCGAGATCGCCGGCGAACACGGCCTGCGCGGCGGCATCACCGTGCCGAGTTGGTCGCAGGGCATGCGCTGGTCGTTCATGACCTTCACCCACACCGCGATCGTCGACCCGCGCGAGATGGTCCCGACCGTCGCCTCGGCGGTCTATTTCGTCAACTGCATGCAGGCCACCCTCGACCGCCTGATGCGCCAGCGCCCGTCGCTGCCGACGCTCAGCGAGCGCGAGCGCGAAGTGCTGCGCTGGTCCGCGGTCGGCAAAACCTCGTGGGAGATCTCGATGATCCTGCGGATCAGCGAGCGCACGGTGAACTTCCACCTGCAACAGGTCTCGCGCAAGCTCGGCGTCAAGGGCCGGCGCGCCGCCTGCGCGCGTGCGGTGGCGCTGGGGCTGATCTTCCTGTAACCGCTGCCTGTAACCGCTGCGGCCGCCAGCGAGCCCGCGCCGATTCGGCCGCTGCGCTCGCCCGGGCCGCGCCTGCCTGCCCGGCGCTGCCCTCACCTGTCTGTTCTTACAGGCCGGCCCACGCGTTGCCCGCCGTCCATGCTGAACTGAATGCTCGCGGTGTTCGCTGACGCATGCGCGCCGAACGGCGCGAGGGGACTTCTTGGCGCGCACCGCTCTTTCGTTTTTCCCCGGTGCCGGCCCGATACCGACGGGTCGCAGGTCCCAAGGAAGGGCCGGGGCTTTTATGCTGTGGCCATGACGCCCCCACCCGACCGTCCCGACGACGACGACAGCGACGACGCGGCCCTGTTCCGTGCCGCGATCGGCGAGGTCCGCCGCCTGCCCGACGCGCCGCTGCCGCCGACCTCGCCGAAGCCGCGCCCGCGCGCGCGCATGGCCGAACGCGACGAGGCCGAGGCCCGCGACGAGTTCCGCCACGCCCTGGAAGAAAACCTGCTCGAAGCCGGCGATGC is a window of Lysobacter antibioticus DNA encoding:
- a CDS encoding D-Ala-D-Ala carboxypeptidase family metallohydrolase, which translates into the protein MLATLLAACTLPTPAQRYQRWLGDGQQAAVEEYRRYLHAHGAGESVPMMQLLRSGRRWRICGAPEFALPPKPAWPDTVRSLRLIAELRRAGLLDGAEITSGYRDEALNRCEGGSSRSRHMSGGAYDFDLATDAPTRELCAFWRRRGPASGFGLGFYDARHLHIDTTGFRTWGHDYTYRTSQCLPGVRLKHEANQAGAR
- a CDS encoding Mth938-like domain-containing protein; the encoded protein is MQLTLERPDHEFYLRGADGQVALVNDRRLERSFILAPNRLIEDWPVLDVKTLTIEDLAPVFALEPELIVLGCGATQSFPPAATLAACLGRGVGLETMTNPAAARTFNVLAGEGRRIVMGFVLGA
- the yhbY gene encoding ribosome assembly RNA-binding protein YhbY is translated as MPTLLTSAQTRFLRGQAHDLKAMLQVGGKGITDALVAEVDNALEHHELIKIKVGAEDRDTRDAAIAEIAERTDAALVQRIGHTAVLYRPSKEKRQIVLPRT
- the rlmE gene encoding 23S rRNA (uridine(2552)-2'-O)-methyltransferase RlmE, yielding MATRSKSSQRWLKEHFSDPFVKKAKAEGLRSRAAYKLEELVERDRLLKPGMVVVDLGAAPGGWSQWVRQELDRLNAAKPGRIIALDILEMPGLAGVEFILGDFREDQVLTQLEQALAGQTVDLVLSDMAPNMSGVDAVDLPRAMHLSELAMDFADRHLRVDGTFLIKLFQGVGFDDYVRELRRRYAKVSIRKPAASRKRSPEVYALAQGKRATPT
- a CDS encoding helix-turn-helix transcriptional regulator, whose product is MQYWEHIDRVFRAQSLDEVKSATSAYTRALGFQHHGYAMKLQEPALQPGHGSGPSKDFFYFEDFDSDWSKTYPGLASAQAERSDPRIIQAREGLPAASWNCRGQTSYELGQRVYLMQRTRRTLEIAGEHGLRGGITVPSWSQGMRWSFMTFTHTAIVDPREMVPTVASAVYFVNCMQATLDRLMRQRPSLPTLSEREREVLRWSAVGKTSWEISMILRISERTVNFHLQQVSRKLGVKGRRAACARAVALGLIFL
- the ftsH gene encoding ATP-dependent zinc metalloprotease FtsH, whose product is MNDLAKNLLLWVIVAVVLMVVFQAFGPRTAGTDAISYDQFIAQVQSDRVKEIKFSDDRTTITGTRKDDTKFTTYAAQDPYLINDLLNHKVETVQTPQSSSPSLVVILINVLPWLLFIGIWVYFMRQMQQGGSKGAMSFGRSRAKLQGEDQVKVTLADVAGCDEAKEEVGELVEFLRDPSKFQKLGGKIPRGVLMVGPPGTGKTLLARAIAGEAKVPFFSISGSDFVEMFVGVGASRVRDMFEQAKKHAPCIIFIDEIDAVGRHRGAGLGGGHDEREQTLNQLLVEMDGFEGGEGVIVIAATNRPDVLDPALLRPGRFDRQVVVGLPDVKGREQILRVHMRKLPLHDDVEPMTIARGTPGFSGADLANLCNEAALFAARENGKDVRMEHFDKARDKILMGAERRSMAMSEDEKKLTAYHEAGHAIVGRVVPEHDPVYKVTIIPRGRALGVTMYLPEGDKYSMNRVAIESMLCSLYGGRVAEELIFGVDKVTTGASNDIERATKMARNMVTKWGLSDEMGPIAYGEEEDEVFLGRSVTQHKNVSNETARRIDEVVRGILDKAYGRTSQILKDNLDKLHMMAEALLQYETIDAAQIDEIMAGREPGPPADWAKSGRISKDDPGPGRPGSQIGGPAAQT
- a CDS encoding peptidoglycan DD-metalloendopeptidase family protein gives rise to the protein MIKTTRTPTLAMAACVLAALALIGCSSTVVREPSRGHSSRGPSRPSSRPAPPRPSRPKPGATVVVQRGEGLYRIATNNGIQVADLAAWNGLSPPYTLYPGQRLRLYPPSGGARPSAGTPSSGGTSAPRPTPAAPVAAPVNSGIRWRWPADGPLLSRYVANEPTKQGVDIGGSSGAAVRAAADGVVVYSGTGLVGYGELIIVKHNEQWLSAYGHNRKRLVNEGQVVKSGEQIAEMGRSGAARDMLHFEVRYNAKPVDPLLYLPAK
- a CDS encoding YqaA family protein, with amino-acid sequence MKIFGPLYERALTWARHRHAPAYLTGLSFVEAIIFPIMPEVMLAPMCVGAPRRAFWFATLSLIGSMAGALVGYALGHYAFEALKPVFAAMGMLAGIESGIATVQAKMAESPWAVFTFLVLGGFMPIPMKVFTWASGIVGVPMLQYVLSMLIGRGKRVFLLALAIRIGGERAEATLRRYIEPIGWIATAIIAAAVVWLIWRSQQG
- the surE gene encoding 5'/3'-nucleotidase SurE, with translation MRVLVSNDDGVDAPGIRILAQGLREAGHEVLVVAPDRDRSGASNSLTLDMPIRVHKLDESTWRVSGTPTDCVHVAITGMLEAEPDIVVSGINNTANLGDDVIYSGTVAAAMEGRFLGLPAVAMSLATADHVGHHYETAARAAVEIIARLRTDPLPADTILNVNVPDLPWGEIAGFEVTRLGNRHRAEACTPQQDPRGRQWWWIGAAGAEQDAGPGTDFQAVRTGSISITPIHVDLTRYQALEQVASWVGGLADALAQPEPRAPESTA
- a CDS encoding protein-L-isoaspartate(D-aspartate) O-methyltransferase — its product is MIQRMRLQPEAIGSGLTSQRVRDRLVERLREAGIRDERVLNAIRTVPRHLFVDEALAMRAYEDTALPIGHGQTISQPWVVAKMTEALLEDGMPGKVLEIGTGSGYQAAILAALGLEVHTVERIGELLRTARKRFRQLGLNVRSKHDDGRIGWPENGPFDAIIVTAAAPALVDALTDQLAVGGTLIAPVGASSSQSLLKLRKDADGNISQHTLAPVVFVPLLSGMID